From Aliamphritea hakodatensis:
GATGTGATGGTGACCGGCAACATGTTTGGTGACATTCTGTCTGATGCTGCAGCGATGCTGACCGGTTCAATCGGTATGCTGCCGTCTGCTTCGCTGGATGAAAGCGGTAAGGGTATGTATGAGCCGTGCCACGGTTCTGCACCGGATATCGCCGGTCAGGGCATTGCCAACCCGCTGGCAACGATTCTGTCTGCGGCAATGATGCTGCGTTACTCTCTGAATGCCGGTGAAACGGCAGACCGCATTGAAGCGGCTGTCAGCACAGTACTGGATCAGAACCTGCGGACCGCTGATATCTGGTCTGACGGTATGACTAAGGTAAGCACCAGCGAAATGGGTGATGCCGTGGTGGCTGCCCTGCAGGCATAAAACATCATCTGTGTCTGTTTTCAGGCACAGAAACGGCACCCATTGCCAGGTTACGACCTTGGTATGAGTACCGTCTTGACCCGGAATGGTCTTTTGAAGGATCTTGATCCGGGTCAGCGTTATGTAAAAGTCGTATGAAGCTATATAGTTTATGTATTAGAAATATTGCATAATACTGAGTTCGCTTACTGCGATTGCGTAAGTAAGTTTCTTCTGGGTGAAAAACAGAAGGGGCAGACAGGCTGGTGTTGCAATTCAGGCACCGGCTTTTGTCGTTTTTTAAATCCTTAATTTGGTGATTAATACAATGAAGCGTGTAGGTTTTGTTGGTTGGCGCGGAATGGTTGGTTCTGTGCTGATGCAACGCATGATGGAAGAGCGGGATTTCGATCACATCGAAGAGCCGGTCTTTTTCACGACATCCCAAGTAGGTCAGGCCGGTCCGGATATTGGTAAGACGATTCCGGCGCTGAAAGATGCGACATCCATTGAAGATTTAAAACAGATGGATGCCATTATTTCCTGTCAGGGTGGCGACTACACGAAACAGGTTTATGCTGATCTGCGTAAGGCAGGCTGGCAGGGTTACTGGATAGATGCTGCGTCTTCTCTGCGTATGGAAGATGATGCGATCATCGTTCTGGACCCGGTAAACATGAATGTCATCAAAGACGGTCTGAGCAAAGGCGTAAAGACTTTTGTAGGTGGTAACTGCACCGTATCCCTGATGCTGATGGGCCTGGGTGGCCTGTTTAATGCCGGTCTGATTGAGTGGATGACGTCCATGACCTATCAGGCAGCGTCCGGTGGCGGTGCCCGTCACATGCGTGAACTGATCACCCAGATGGGCATGATCAAGGAGTCTGTGGCGACTGATCTGGCGAATCCTGCCAGCGCAATCCTGGACATCGACCGTCAGGTTGCGGATATCATCCGTGAAGGCCTGCCAACGGATAATTTTGGTGCGCCGCTGGCCGGCTCTCTGATCCCATGGATCGACAGCCCGCTGGAGAATGGCCAGAGCCGTGAAGAGTGGAAGGCGTACGCGGAAACCAACAAAATTCTGGGTCTGAATGACAGCCCGATTCCAATCGACGGTACCTGTGTACGGATCGGTGCGATGCGTTGTCACAGCCAGGCGTTCACCATCAAGCTGAAGCAGAACGTACCGATGGATGAAGTTAACGCCATGCTGGCAGAAGCCAACGACTGGGTTAAAGTTATCCCTAATGAGCGTGAAATCACCGCGGCTGAACTGACGCCAGCGAAAGTCACCGGTACCCTGAGCGTACCTGTAGGCCGTCTGCGTAAGATGAATCTGGGTGATGAGTACCTGAATGCATTCAGCGTGGGTGACCAGCTGTTGTGGGGTGCTGCTGAGCCGCTGCGCCGTATGCTGCGGATCCTGATGCAGGGTTAAGTATTACGGATTTAAAAAAAACCGCCTTTATGGCGGTT
This genomic window contains:
- the asd gene encoding aspartate-semialdehyde dehydrogenase, which gives rise to MKRVGFVGWRGMVGSVLMQRMMEERDFDHIEEPVFFTTSQVGQAGPDIGKTIPALKDATSIEDLKQMDAIISCQGGDYTKQVYADLRKAGWQGYWIDAASSLRMEDDAIIVLDPVNMNVIKDGLSKGVKTFVGGNCTVSLMLMGLGGLFNAGLIEWMTSMTYQAASGGGARHMRELITQMGMIKESVATDLANPASAILDIDRQVADIIREGLPTDNFGAPLAGSLIPWIDSPLENGQSREEWKAYAETNKILGLNDSPIPIDGTCVRIGAMRCHSQAFTIKLKQNVPMDEVNAMLAEANDWVKVIPNEREITAAELTPAKVTGTLSVPVGRLRKMNLGDEYLNAFSVGDQLLWGAAEPLRRMLRILMQG